One window of Deltaproteobacteria bacterium genomic DNA carries:
- a CDS encoding amidotransferase yields the protein MFHVLMHVEIEDLGHFSAVLDERGVTYERVRLYAGEKPPEAIGEGDGLIVLGGPMSVRDRAIYSWIEPELALIKSAMAADRHVLGICLGSQMMAAAQRANVYNAQVKEIGCSAVSLTPAGRVHPLFNDFESEFVVFQWHGETFEIPKGAERIVRGRGVPNQAFLFGKRSLALQFHLEATPAMARSWMEAYPADVAASGLPSADLLLTTMEANSRTLERQARSFMNAFLDL from the coding sequence ATGTTTCACGTATTGATGCATGTGGAAATCGAGGACCTTGGTCACTTTAGCGCCGTGCTCGACGAACGTGGCGTCACGTATGAGCGGGTGCGGCTGTATGCCGGGGAGAAGCCTCCGGAGGCGATCGGCGAGGGCGACGGTCTGATCGTCCTCGGCGGACCAATGTCCGTTCGCGATCGTGCGATCTATTCCTGGATCGAGCCCGAGCTCGCGCTCATCAAGTCGGCCATGGCCGCAGATCGCCATGTGCTGGGCATCTGCCTCGGCTCGCAGATGATGGCCGCTGCGCAGCGCGCCAACGTGTACAACGCGCAGGTCAAGGAAATCGGTTGCTCCGCTGTCTCCCTCACGCCCGCGGGGCGCGTACATCCGCTCTTCAACGATTTCGAGTCGGAGTTCGTTGTGTTTCAGTGGCACGGCGAGACCTTCGAGATTCCGAAGGGCGCGGAGCGGATCGTGCGCGGTCGCGGCGTGCCCAATCAGGCGTTTTTGTTCGGCAAGCGCTCGTTAGCGCTTCAGTTCCATCTGGAGGCGACGCCCGCCATGGCGCGCTCGTGGATGGAGGCGTACCCCGCGGACGTGGCCGCATCCGGGCTGCCCTCGGCCGACCTGCTGCTCACGACGATGGAGGCCAACTCACGCACGCTGGAGCGGCAGGCGCGTTCGTTCATGAACGCATTTCTGGATCTTTAG
- a CDS encoding cupin domain-containing protein, with the protein MHVLPYREIDGKVIDNDEAKGVLMRVAAGPDQGAPNFTMRVFHVKPGGHTPHHTHPYEHEIFFHAGHGEVFYEGETRAVAPGHVAYVAPGAVHQIRNTGDEDLVFICVVPKGI; encoded by the coding sequence ATGCACGTTCTTCCCTACCGGGAGATCGACGGCAAGGTCATCGACAACGACGAAGCCAAGGGCGTGCTCATGCGCGTCGCCGCCGGACCGGATCAGGGCGCGCCGAACTTCACGATGCGCGTCTTCCACGTGAAACCCGGTGGACACACTCCGCATCACACGCACCCCTATGAGCACGAGATTTTCTTCCACGCGGGACATGGAGAGGTCTTTTACGAAGGGGAAACGCGCGCGGTGGCCCCCGGTCACGTCGCCTATGTCGCGCCGGGAGCGGTTCACCAGATCCGCAACACCGGGGACGAGGATCTCGTCTTTATCTGCGTTGTTCCCAAGGGAATTTGA
- the rimI gene encoding ribosomal protein S18-alanine N-acetyltransferase: MIEVRPARIDDLDDVRRAELLGFPNPWHRSTYMDQIGYPKAVFLVATRAGLFAGHALSWIVADEMHLLKIAVLPEERRAGVGRRLLLASESRCAAMGARSCFLEVRRSNDPARMFYEKMGYVGIGVRHGYYDDTGEDAIVLRKSLGDFVA, translated from the coding sequence ATGATCGAGGTTCGTCCGGCTCGCATCGACGATCTCGACGACGTGCGCCGGGCCGAGCTGCTCGGGTTCCCGAATCCGTGGCACCGGTCGACCTACATGGACCAGATCGGCTACCCCAAGGCCGTCTTTCTGGTCGCGACGCGCGCGGGCCTGTTCGCCGGTCACGCGCTCTCGTGGATCGTGGCCGACGAGATGCATCTGCTCAAGATCGCGGTGCTGCCCGAAGAGCGACGCGCCGGCGTGGGCCGACGATTGCTGTTGGCCTCGGAGTCGCGTTGCGCCGCCATGGGCGCGCGCTCGTGTTTTCTCGAAGTGCGTCGATCCAACGACCCGGCGCGAATGTTCTATGAAAAAATGGGCTACGTGGGGATCGGTGTGCGTCATGGCTATTACGACGACACGGGCGAGGACGCGATCGTGTTGCGCAAATCGTTGGGGGATTTCGTCGCCTGA
- a CDS encoding neutral/alkaline non-lysosomal ceramidase N-terminal domain-containing protein, which translates to MRERTCVWWRVALLVSFSLLVASCAGDDDDDDSNEPPADDDAISDDDSDDDATSDDDLGPDGILKVGAARVDISPAPDHALKMGGYGLYFLSETMCRWSTGVHDPIYATAIAVEDADGRRVILIHLDVVGLITPDVVRIQQGVASALAVVPDRVIVSASHSHQSPDTVGIWGVLLPPISGRDEAFIDDMIAGSVQAGVDAYNARREARISFGTSQFADLHYNSNQPLDPQAYTDDAMTMMTATTPEGDPIATLMNWACHPMVMGPQNTLISSDFLGPYYRLMDAEIGGINMFMNGSLGASVHPQNPYAPFPIDGREWGTWEDVENYGRVLADAAQDLLADVEPASNPSVDVRAYWVESKLQNYFFVLTGKWGIIPRDIPNFGENGITTMTALWIGDVPFATVPGELVPTISTQLRGIMGGEHQFLINLGQDWIGYIITPQQFYHIAYIYNDLLSAGPMTGVTLIEKFEEIYGEAR; encoded by the coding sequence ATGCGCGAGCGTACGTGCGTTTGGTGGCGAGTGGCGTTACTGGTATCGTTTTCGCTGCTCGTCGCGTCGTGCGCGGGTGATGACGACGATGACGATTCGAACGAACCGCCCGCCGATGACGACGCAATCTCCGACGACGACTCCGACGACGATGCGACGAGCGACGACGATCTCGGCCCCGACGGCATTCTGAAGGTCGGCGCTGCGCGTGTGGACATCTCCCCCGCGCCCGATCACGCGCTCAAAATGGGCGGTTACGGCCTGTACTTCCTGAGCGAAACGATGTGCCGCTGGTCCACCGGCGTTCACGATCCCATCTACGCCACGGCCATCGCGGTCGAGGATGCCGACGGCCGCCGCGTGATTCTGATCCACCTCGACGTCGTCGGGCTCATCACGCCCGACGTCGTGCGCATCCAGCAGGGCGTGGCCTCGGCGCTAGCCGTGGTTCCGGATCGGGTCATCGTCTCCGCGTCGCACTCCCACCAGAGTCCCGACACGGTCGGCATTTGGGGCGTGTTGCTCCCGCCAATCTCGGGCCGCGACGAGGCGTTTATCGACGACATGATCGCCGGATCCGTGCAGGCGGGCGTGGACGCCTACAACGCTCGTCGCGAGGCCCGGATCTCGTTCGGAACGTCCCAGTTCGCGGACCTGCACTACAACTCGAATCAGCCGCTCGACCCGCAGGCGTACACCGACGATGCGATGACGATGATGACGGCGACGACGCCGGAGGGCGATCCGATCGCCACCCTCATGAACTGGGCTTGCCACCCCATGGTGATGGGGCCGCAGAACACGCTCATCTCGTCGGACTTCCTCGGCCCGTACTATCGGCTGATGGACGCGGAGATCGGCGGCATCAACATGTTCATGAACGGCTCCCTCGGCGCGTCCGTGCATCCGCAGAATCCCTACGCGCCCTTCCCCATCGACGGACGCGAATGGGGCACGTGGGAGGACGTCGAGAACTACGGACGGGTGCTCGCCGACGCCGCGCAGGATCTGCTCGCGGATGTGGAGCCCGCGTCGAATCCGTCCGTGGACGTGCGTGCGTATTGGGTGGAGTCGAAGCTCCAGAACTATTTCTTCGTGCTGACGGGGAAGTGGGGCATCATCCCGCGCGACATTCCGAACTTCGGCGAGAACGGCATCACCACGATGACCGCGCTTTGGATCGGCGATGTGCCCTTCGCCACGGTGCCCGGCGAGCTCGTCCCCACCATCAGCACGCAGCTTCGCGGGATCATGGGCGGCGAGCACCAGTTCCTCATCAACCTCGGGCAGGACTGGATCGGCTACATCATCACGCCGCAGCAGTTCTACCACATCGCCTACATCTACAACGATCTGCTCTCGGCGGGGCCCATGACGGGTGTCACGCTCATCGAGAAGTTCGAGGAGATCTACGGCGAGGCCCGCTGA